One genomic segment of Intestinimonas butyriciproducens includes these proteins:
- the rnr gene encoding ribonuclease R, whose product MSLQGIYQASSKGFGFFTPEGAEGRESDLFVPPRCDGGAWNGDKVSAVIRPDPKDPDRQTAVVTAVLERRNRTVIGAVERRGREVWVQPSSDRLPHAVKVVGRTSSIRPGDKIAVSMSSFGSAKLPPMGTLKAAFGRDGTRSASVEAILYQYGIERDFPAPVRAAAELAPSAVEPAALEGRLDLRGGTVITIDGASSKDFDDAVSLERDGDGNWVLGVHIADVSHYVTEGSPLDLEAFHRGTSVYFADQVVPMLPEALSNGICSLNPQVDRLALSCIMTMDGHGAMLGHKLAKTVIRSTERMTYEDCNLLLEDQSPELAARYAHILPMLRDMAGLARTLEKKRRARGALDLESRECYIVCDADGLPVDIRVRESGTSERLIESFMLAANECVAEHLQKAALPAVYRVHEKPSADKATNLKAMLAPLGFALREADNGSLQKVLDAARGTPQAPAIHTMVLRSLMKARYDVQNLGHFGLAAKYYCHFTSPIRRYPDLMVHRILTSLLDGTLGEGRSAGALSAAAQRAAVQSSERELAAMSAEREIEKCYMAEFMSAHVGETFPGAVSGVTKFGLFVALANGVEGLLPVTALPDDRYEYDEVRMTLTGSRTKLTYSFGMPLEVLCAAANAGSGQIDFTLPGVEGAAPRAIPAAAPKRQTRTKAKRPSGKPAYRPPKREKGRKKR is encoded by the coding sequence ATGAGTTTACAAGGAATCTACCAGGCCTCCTCCAAGGGCTTCGGCTTTTTCACCCCTGAGGGCGCGGAGGGCCGGGAATCGGACCTGTTTGTGCCGCCCCGCTGCGACGGCGGGGCCTGGAACGGCGACAAGGTATCCGCCGTGATCCGCCCGGACCCCAAGGACCCGGACCGGCAGACCGCCGTTGTCACCGCCGTGCTGGAGCGGCGCAACCGCACCGTCATCGGCGCGGTGGAGCGCCGTGGCCGCGAGGTCTGGGTCCAGCCCAGCAGCGACCGCCTGCCCCACGCCGTCAAGGTGGTGGGACGCACCTCCTCCATCCGCCCCGGCGACAAGATCGCCGTGTCCATGAGCAGCTTCGGCAGCGCCAAGCTGCCCCCCATGGGCACCCTCAAGGCCGCCTTCGGCCGGGACGGCACCCGCAGTGCCAGCGTGGAGGCCATCCTCTACCAGTACGGCATCGAGCGGGACTTTCCCGCCCCCGTGCGGGCCGCCGCCGAGCTGGCGCCCTCCGCGGTGGAGCCGGCGGCCCTGGAGGGCCGCCTGGACCTGCGGGGCGGGACCGTCATCACCATCGACGGCGCTTCCTCCAAGGATTTTGACGACGCCGTGTCCCTGGAGCGGGACGGCGACGGCAACTGGGTCCTGGGGGTCCACATCGCCGATGTGTCCCACTACGTGACCGAGGGCTCCCCCCTGGACCTGGAGGCCTTTCACCGGGGCACCTCGGTATATTTTGCCGACCAGGTGGTGCCCATGCTGCCGGAGGCCCTCTCCAACGGCATCTGCTCCCTCAATCCCCAGGTGGACCGTCTGGCCCTCTCCTGCATCATGACCATGGACGGCCACGGGGCGATGCTGGGCCACAAGCTGGCCAAGACCGTCATCCGCTCCACCGAGCGGATGACCTATGAGGACTGCAACCTCCTCCTGGAGGACCAGTCCCCCGAGCTGGCCGCGCGGTACGCCCACATTCTGCCCATGCTCCGGGACATGGCCGGGCTGGCCCGGACCCTGGAGAAGAAGCGCCGGGCCCGCGGGGCCCTGGATCTGGAGAGCCGGGAGTGCTATATCGTCTGCGATGCCGATGGTCTGCCCGTGGATATCCGGGTGCGGGAATCCGGCACGTCCGAACGGCTCATCGAGTCCTTTATGCTTGCCGCCAACGAGTGCGTGGCCGAGCATCTCCAAAAGGCGGCGCTGCCCGCCGTTTATCGGGTCCACGAAAAGCCCTCGGCGGACAAGGCGACCAACCTGAAGGCCATGCTCGCTCCCCTGGGCTTTGCCCTCCGCGAGGCCGACAACGGCAGCCTCCAGAAGGTCCTGGACGCCGCGCGGGGGACGCCGCAGGCCCCCGCCATCCACACCATGGTCCTCCGCTCTCTCATGAAGGCCCGGTACGACGTGCAGAATCTGGGCCACTTCGGCCTGGCCGCCAAATACTACTGCCATTTCACCTCCCCCATCCGGCGCTATCCCGACCTGATGGTCCACCGCATCCTCACCTCCCTGCTGGACGGGACGCTGGGGGAGGGCCGGTCCGCCGGGGCGCTCTCCGCCGCCGCCCAGCGCGCCGCCGTGCAGTCCTCCGAGCGGGAGCTCGCCGCCATGAGCGCCGAGCGGGAGATCGAGAAGTGCTATATGGCCGAGTTCATGTCCGCCCATGTGGGGGAGACCTTCCCCGGCGCGGTCTCCGGCGTCACCAAGTTCGGCCTCTTCGTGGCCCTGGCAAACGGGGTGGAGGGGCTCCTCCCCGTCACCGCCCTTCCCGACGACCGGTACGAATACGACGAGGTGCGCATGACCCTCACCGGGTCCCGGACCAAGCTGACCTACTCCTTTGGGATGCCCCTGGAGGTCCTCTGCGCGGCGGCCAACGCCGGCTCCGGCCAGATCGACTTCACCCTTCCCGGCGTGGAGGGCGCCGCGCCCCGGGCGATCCCCGCCGCCGCGCCCAAGCGCCAGACCAGGACCAAGGCGAAGCGCCCCTCCGGAAAACCCGCCTATCGGCCTCCCAAACGGGAGAAGGGGAGGAAAAAGCGATGA
- the nagZ gene encoding beta-N-acetylhexosaminidase yields MTKRILSLFLLLCVFISAAGCSSGTAPGGSPGASATAVPIPTATVPATPEPTPTPDPVQARLDAMTTEEKVGQLLMAGFEGTEPGGDAAVFLQDYQVGGLILFGRNIESAEQLTALTNGLKTLNGDQIPLLIGVDQEGGLVDRMPPEVHRTPGAYAVGSTSDWDQGRALGAALAAECAAFGFHLDFAPVLDVWSNPDNTVIGKRAFGSDWEVVSGFGAAVSNALQAAGVIPVVKHFPGHGDTAVDSHMGLPVVDKSLENLSLQELPPFRDLVSGGETPSGRAEAVPAVMVAHILMTQLDPDLPASLSPAVVTDLLRGELGFGGVVFTDDLTMGAITQNYGLGEAAVLAVEAGCDMLLVCHGRDSVDAARSALLEAAASGRISQARLDESVRRILSLKLEYGVSGEPVSAPDLNALNTLVDAVAAQ; encoded by the coding sequence ATGACAAAACGTATTTTATCTCTGTTTCTATTGCTATGTGTATTCATCTCTGCCGCCGGGTGCAGCTCCGGGACCGCTCCCGGCGGCAGTCCCGGGGCCTCCGCCACCGCCGTGCCCATACCCACGGCCACGGTCCCGGCCACACCGGAACCCACACCCACCCCGGACCCCGTTCAGGCCCGGCTGGATGCCATGACCACCGAGGAGAAGGTGGGGCAGCTCCTGATGGCGGGCTTCGAGGGCACCGAGCCCGGCGGCGACGCCGCCGTCTTCCTCCAGGACTATCAGGTGGGCGGACTCATCCTCTTCGGGCGGAACATCGAGAGCGCGGAACAGCTCACGGCCCTCACCAACGGCCTCAAGACCCTCAACGGCGACCAGATCCCCCTCCTCATCGGCGTGGACCAGGAGGGCGGGCTGGTGGACCGGATGCCGCCGGAGGTCCACCGCACCCCCGGCGCGTACGCCGTGGGCTCCACGTCGGACTGGGACCAGGGCCGCGCCCTGGGGGCCGCCCTGGCGGCGGAGTGCGCGGCCTTCGGCTTCCATCTGGACTTTGCCCCCGTGCTGGACGTGTGGAGCAACCCGGACAACACCGTCATCGGTAAGCGGGCCTTCGGCAGCGACTGGGAAGTGGTCAGCGGCTTCGGCGCCGCGGTGTCTAATGCCCTCCAGGCGGCGGGCGTGATCCCGGTGGTCAAGCATTTCCCCGGCCACGGGGACACGGCGGTGGACTCCCATATGGGACTTCCGGTGGTGGACAAGTCCCTGGAGAACCTCTCCCTCCAGGAGCTCCCTCCCTTCCGGGACCTCGTTTCGGGCGGCGAGACCCCCTCCGGCAGGGCAGAGGCCGTCCCCGCCGTCATGGTGGCCCACATCCTGATGACCCAACTGGACCCCGACTTACCCGCTTCCCTCTCCCCGGCGGTGGTGACCGACCTTTTGCGGGGGGAGCTGGGCTTCGGCGGCGTGGTCTTTACCGATGACCTCACTATGGGCGCCATTACACAAAATTACGGCCTGGGCGAGGCCGCCGTGCTGGCCGTGGAGGCCGGGTGCGACATGCTGCTGGTCTGCCACGGCCGGGACAGCGTGGACGCCGCCCGCTCGGCCCTGCTGGAGGCGGCGGCATCCGGCCGCATCTCCCAAGCGCGGCTGGACGAGAGCGTCAGACGCATCCTTTCCCTGAAACTGGAGTACGGCGTGAGCGGAGAGCCAGTCTCCGCGCCCGACCTGAACGCCCTCAACACCCTGGTGGACGCGGTCGCGGCCCAATAG
- a CDS encoding BlaI/MecI/CopY family transcriptional regulator, whose amino-acid sequence MSRLTDSEWRVLTALWDSGDAALGEVAASLRPDTGWSRNTVLTYLTRMERKGLVTIDKEHYPHRYRAALSREEGRTEERRSFLSRVYQGSAGDLVAAFLKEEPISPQERERLKKLLDEMEV is encoded by the coding sequence ATGTCCAGATTGACCGACAGTGAGTGGCGGGTCCTCACCGCTCTGTGGGATTCCGGCGACGCCGCCCTGGGCGAGGTGGCGGCATCCCTGCGCCCGGACACCGGCTGGAGCCGGAACACGGTGCTCACCTATCTCACCCGGATGGAGCGCAAGGGGCTGGTGACCATCGACAAAGAGCACTACCCCCACCGCTACCGCGCCGCCCTGAGCCGGGAGGAGGGCCGGACGGAGGAACGGCGCAGCTTCCTCAGCCGGGTCTACCAGGGCTCCGCCGGGGACCTGGTGGCGGCCTTTCTGAAGGAGGAGCCCATCTCCCCCCAAGAGCGGGAACGGCTCAAAAAGCTGTTGGACGAAATGGAGGTCTGA
- a CDS encoding M56 family metallopeptidase → MTDLWSFLLQTLTASGAAALLLAVKALFRDKLSPRWQFGVWGVLALVLLLPAGGGGRYALFNWPLWVESAKTALTGDYSLTRVLAPIPLPLGPGRPASPADLLYLLYLAGAAALLLRYALSYLRLRLALRQGAEADGAQIRRVAAAYGCRPCRAVAVPGLSSAFVCGVFRPVLALPAERPVDDKVILHELLHLRCHDAAWGLLICLFRCLHWCNPLLWICADLAQNDAESLCDQRVLERLEGEERRDYGRILLSMADDRYARAPGTSSMANGGRNIRARIQAIARFRRYPAGMALVSVCIAAVLALPALFGTRAGGVVLGSRRWDDALDFQTAMASARVARCTTAAAALDAYGKAVLEQNGIYRALCAPLEEHPALAAEMEAAATGPDHWVYTRWESGLPGYPDPRAGYFLYNLTPDSGGYRALMVFPLQWAYPDGPDQPPASDPDCLWLASRPVRAERREDRWVVLPQEAFTLTETSRSLDDGGWLVWGDASLPAAATYAAETEQFRLELRYQTVHVLDNAIQSQTGLSWHPGASAFDTAVKPYARFARAYASYSFTAVFTGNEDQRAALGEVRYAAVPLSADGSHPALKYGAGSGSSSTGAFWGSSSNSGPSPWDGTLSDGGGTYLGGDPNDTPVWPAGYLVELTAGGTSRQATLLPVEGGAA, encoded by the coding sequence ATGACCGATCTCTGGTCCTTTCTCCTCCAGACCCTCACCGCCTCCGGTGCGGCGGCGCTGCTGCTGGCCGTCAAGGCCCTCTTTCGGGATAAGCTCTCCCCCCGGTGGCAGTTCGGCGTGTGGGGGGTGCTGGCGCTGGTCCTGCTGCTCCCCGCCGGTGGGGGCGGGCGGTACGCCCTGTTCAACTGGCCCCTGTGGGTGGAGAGTGCCAAGACCGCCCTCACCGGAGACTATTCCCTCACCCGGGTCCTCGCCCCCATCCCGCTGCCCCTGGGGCCGGGCCGTCCGGCATCTCCCGCCGACCTGCTCTATCTCCTCTATCTGGCGGGCGCGGCGGCGCTGCTGCTGCGGTACGCCCTCTCCTATCTGCGGCTTCGGCTGGCCCTCCGCCAGGGCGCCGAGGCCGACGGGGCCCAGATCCGCCGGGTGGCGGCCGCATACGGCTGCCGGCCCTGCCGGGCCGTGGCGGTCCCCGGCCTCTCCTCGGCCTTTGTCTGCGGGGTGTTCCGTCCCGTGCTGGCCCTCCCGGCGGAGCGCCCGGTGGACGACAAGGTGATCCTCCACGAGTTGCTCCACCTCCGCTGCCACGACGCCGCCTGGGGGCTCCTGATCTGCCTGTTCCGCTGCCTCCACTGGTGCAATCCCCTGCTGTGGATCTGCGCCGACCTCGCCCAGAACGACGCCGAGTCCCTCTGTGACCAGCGGGTGCTGGAGCGGCTGGAGGGGGAGGAGCGGCGGGACTATGGGCGCATCCTCCTCTCCATGGCCGACGACCGCTACGCCCGCGCCCCCGGCACCTCCTCCATGGCCAACGGCGGCCGGAACATCCGCGCCCGCATCCAGGCCATCGCCCGCTTCAGGCGCTACCCCGCCGGCATGGCCCTGGTGTCGGTGTGCATCGCGGCGGTGCTGGCCCTGCCCGCCCTTTTCGGCACCCGGGCCGGGGGCGTTGTTTTGGGTTCCCGGCGCTGGGACGACGCCCTGGATTTCCAGACCGCCATGGCCTCGGCCCGGGTCGCCCGGTGCACCACCGCCGCCGCGGCGCTGGACGCCTATGGAAAGGCGGTCCTGGAGCAAAACGGCATCTACCGCGCCCTCTGCGCCCCCCTGGAGGAGCACCCCGCCCTGGCCGCCGAGATGGAGGCCGCCGCTACGGGCCCCGACCACTGGGTCTACACCCGCTGGGAGAGCGGCCTGCCCGGCTATCCCGATCCGCGGGCGGGCTACTTTCTCTACAATCTGACCCCCGACAGCGGAGGCTACCGGGCTCTCATGGTCTTTCCTCTCCAGTGGGCCTATCCGGACGGGCCGGACCAGCCCCCCGCCTCGGACCCCGACTGCCTTTGGCTCGCCTCCCGGCCTGTCCGGGCTGAGCGCCGCGAAGACCGCTGGGTGGTCCTTCCCCAGGAGGCGTTCACCCTGACGGAGACCTCCCGTTCCCTGGACGACGGCGGATGGTTGGTCTGGGGGGACGCCTCTCTGCCCGCCGCCGCGACCTATGCCGCCGAGACGGAGCAGTTCCGCCTAGAGCTCCGCTACCAGACGGTCCATGTGCTGGACAATGCCATACAGTCCCAGACCGGCCTGTCCTGGCACCCGGGCGCCTCCGCCTTCGACACCGCCGTCAAGCCCTATGCCCGCTTTGCCAGGGCCTACGCGTCCTATTCCTTCACAGCCGTCTTTACCGGCAACGAGGACCAGCGGGCCGCCTTGGGCGAGGTCCGCTATGCCGCCGTCCCCCTCTCTGCCGACGGCAGCCACCCCGCGCTCAAATACGGCGCGGGAAGCGGCAGCAGCAGCACCGGGGCCTTCTGGGGCAGCAGCTCCAACAGCGGCCCCAGCCCCTGGGACGGTACGCTCTCCGACGGCGGCGGGACTTATCTGGGCGGCGACCCCAACGACACACCGGTATGGCCAGCCGGCTACCTGGTGGAGCTCACCGCCGGAGGGACCTCCCGGCAGGCCACCCTGCTCCCTGTAGAAGGAGGCGCAGCATGA